The following proteins are encoded in a genomic region of Actinopolymorpha sp. NPDC004070:
- a CDS encoding serine hydrolase: protein MADVEVALVILTDRRGRIVMQHRTDDAPTDPGLWTVPGGMIEPGEDPEVAVHRELLEETGLRCPTLSLERVIERRFHGRPVRYHVFTGTTDATDDDIVLGEGQAMVFVARDEVGRKDLSPIAREVLTDRLHAPDGAGSAVAAVARQLTEEIPRLLAEQDLPGMAVGICDRSGIRWSAGFGVRARGGREPVSSQTVFSIQSGSKMYTATAVMLAVQRGLVDLDTPITAYLPDFTVHSRWESEPQQRMTLRHLLSHTAGFTHEAPLGSNFDDRDTSFEEHCRSISATWLRFPVGHHYEYSNLGIDLAALIVQQVTGVAFHEFVRTEILRPLGLLRTSLDHGVIARDPDRAVGHSTVGSRIPVRVPMVGAGGAYTNVVDALRYLHFHLTGGRGVLRPELLDQMYQIPNPLPGQRFGYGLGVSVSRWNGRRVLNHGGSGFGFQSDMAWDPDAGIGVVMLTNTDQPLKTRLAMGMVADLTGSDPYVPPPPPAATGVDREALAMMAGEYVGRGFSVVRIGVDGDRVSLERGGARQPLRVIGADELVAEDDGYQRFRLLGHDGGPGHDYLVSADDGSTYYRNDAPSLGDDALVTSYGIDYMGTRIGRLQLRRSGVDATLIGDGDEFGFPPLRLTEHATGLYFCAMGEALDLTGERPTYANIALHPEGPS, encoded by the coding sequence ATGGCAGACGTCGAGGTTGCTCTGGTGATACTGACCGACCGGCGCGGGCGGATCGTCATGCAGCACCGGACCGACGACGCGCCCACCGATCCCGGCCTGTGGACCGTTCCCGGCGGGATGATCGAGCCCGGTGAGGACCCCGAGGTCGCCGTCCACCGGGAGTTGCTGGAGGAGACCGGACTCCGGTGCCCCACACTGTCGCTGGAACGCGTGATCGAGCGACGGTTCCACGGCCGGCCGGTGCGCTACCACGTGTTCACGGGAACCACCGACGCCACGGACGATGACATCGTGCTCGGCGAGGGCCAGGCGATGGTCTTCGTGGCCCGGGACGAGGTCGGCCGCAAGGATCTGTCGCCGATCGCCCGGGAGGTGCTGACCGACCGCCTGCACGCGCCGGACGGCGCCGGCTCCGCTGTCGCCGCGGTGGCGCGGCAGCTGACCGAGGAGATTCCCCGGCTGCTCGCCGAGCAGGACCTCCCCGGCATGGCGGTCGGCATCTGTGACCGGTCGGGCATCCGATGGTCGGCCGGCTTCGGCGTTCGGGCTCGCGGCGGGAGGGAGCCTGTGTCCAGCCAGACGGTGTTCAGCATCCAGTCGGGTTCGAAGATGTACACCGCGACCGCCGTGATGCTCGCCGTCCAACGCGGGCTGGTCGACCTCGACACACCGATCACGGCGTACCTCCCGGACTTCACCGTGCACAGCCGCTGGGAGTCCGAACCCCAGCAGCGGATGACGTTGCGGCACCTGCTCTCCCACACCGCGGGCTTCACCCACGAGGCACCGCTGGGCAGCAACTTCGACGACCGCGACACCTCGTTCGAGGAGCACTGCCGGAGCATCAGCGCCACCTGGCTGCGGTTTCCCGTCGGCCACCACTACGAGTACTCCAACCTCGGGATCGACCTGGCGGCGCTGATCGTGCAGCAGGTCACCGGGGTGGCGTTCCACGAGTTCGTACGTACGGAAATCCTGCGTCCGCTGGGACTGCTCCGCACCAGCCTCGACCACGGGGTGATCGCCCGCGACCCCGACCGGGCGGTCGGGCACTCCACCGTCGGCAGCCGGATCCCGGTGCGGGTGCCGATGGTCGGTGCGGGTGGTGCGTACACCAACGTCGTCGACGCCCTGCGGTATCTGCACTTCCACCTCACCGGCGGTCGGGGCGTGCTGCGGCCGGAGCTGCTGGATCAGATGTACCAGATCCCGAATCCCCTTCCAGGGCAGCGTTTCGGCTACGGGCTGGGCGTCTCGGTCAGCCGCTGGAACGGCCGCCGGGTCCTCAACCACGGCGGCAGCGGCTTCGGTTTCCAGTCCGACATGGCCTGGGACCCCGACGCCGGGATCGGGGTGGTGATGCTCACCAACACCGACCAGCCGTTGAAGACCCGCCTGGCCATGGGGATGGTGGCCGACCTCACCGGCAGCGACCCGTACGTCCCGCCACCTCCGCCAGCAGCGACCGGCGTCGACCGCGAGGCCCTGGCGATGATGGCCGGTGAGTACGTCGGCCGCGGCTTCAGCGTCGTGCGGATCGGCGTCGACGGGGACCGGGTCTCTTTGGAGCGCGGCGGAGCCCGGCAGCCGCTGCGAGTGATCGGCGCAGACGAGCTCGTGGCCGAGGACGACGGCTACCAGCGGTTCCGCTTGCTCGGCCACGACGGCGGCCCCGGTCACGACTATCTCGTCAGTGCCGACGACGGCAGCACCTACTACCGCAACGACGCTCCGTCGCTGGGTGACGACGCCCTCGTGACTTCGTACGGCATCGACTACATGGGTACGCGAATCGGGAGGCTGCAACTGCGCCGTTCCGGCGTGGATGCCACCCTGATCGGCGACGGCGACGAGTTCGGCTTTCCGCCGCTGCGGCTCACCGAGCACGCGACCGGGCTGTACTTCTGCGCGATGGGCGAGGCGCTGGACCTGACCGGTGAGCGGCCCACGTACGCCAACATCGCCCTCCACCCCGAGGGCCCGAGCTGA
- a CDS encoding VOC family protein, producing the protein MTALVHNIVFDCADPFGLAQFWSKVTGHPVAADDFPGDPEASIAQPFGPTLFFCRVPEPKTVKNRVHVCLRPAGDPDTEVKRLLEVGATMVTDRRSGVDHGWAVLADPEGNEFCVLRRSASDHPVATD; encoded by the coding sequence ATGACCGCCCTCGTGCACAACATCGTGTTCGACTGTGCCGACCCGTTCGGACTGGCGCAGTTCTGGAGCAAGGTCACCGGCCATCCGGTGGCCGCGGACGACTTTCCCGGTGACCCCGAGGCCAGCATCGCCCAGCCGTTCGGGCCGACCCTCTTCTTCTGCCGCGTTCCCGAACCGAAGACGGTGAAGAACCGCGTCCACGTGTGCCTTCGCCCCGCGGGCGACCCCGACACGGAGGTCAAGCGCCTGCTCGAGGTGGGGGCGACCATGGTCACCGACCGCCGCAGCGGCGTGGACCACGGCTGGGCCGTGCTCGCCGATCCCGAGGGCAACGAGTTCTGCGTACTCCGCAGGAGCGCGAGCGACCACCCGGTCGCGACGGACTGA
- a CDS encoding beta-ketoacyl-ACP synthase II gives MTAGNEAVLVTGLGATTPLGGDVDSTWAAMLAGESGITPLEAEWAADLPVRMAGRLKVDPSEVMGRVEARRLDRCEQIALIAARQAWEHAGRPEVEPERLAVAIGTGIGGVLTTLGQDDVLETSGVRRVSPHTVPMLMPNGPAAYVSMEFGARGGAHTPVSACASGAEAIALGLDLIRLGRADVVIAGGTEACISALPLVGFANARAHSMRNDAPQEASRPFDVDRDGFVFAEGAAVIVLERADFARARSARVHAALAGSGLTSDAGHITAGSQEGQARAIRMAVKAAGVAPEEIGLVHAHATSTPIGDITEAGSVTEAIGPHPAVTATKSMTGHTFGAAGAIGAMASILALRDQVVPPTINLHQLDPAVKLDVVSGEARKMQLNAALANSFGFGGHNAALVFTTAQ, from the coding sequence ATGACTGCTGGCAACGAGGCCGTTCTGGTGACCGGACTCGGCGCGACGACACCGCTCGGCGGGGACGTCGACTCGACCTGGGCGGCCATGCTCGCGGGCGAGTCGGGGATCACTCCGCTCGAGGCGGAGTGGGCTGCCGACCTCCCGGTGCGGATGGCGGGCAGGTTGAAGGTCGACCCCAGCGAGGTCATGGGGCGGGTTGAGGCCCGGCGGCTGGACCGCTGCGAGCAGATCGCCCTGATCGCCGCCCGGCAGGCCTGGGAGCACGCCGGCCGGCCCGAGGTCGAGCCGGAGCGGCTGGCGGTGGCGATCGGTACCGGCATCGGCGGGGTGCTCACCACCCTCGGCCAGGACGACGTACTGGAGACCTCGGGCGTACGCCGGGTCTCCCCCCACACGGTGCCGATGCTGATGCCGAACGGCCCCGCCGCGTACGTCAGCATGGAGTTCGGCGCCCGCGGCGGCGCGCACACCCCGGTCAGCGCCTGCGCGTCCGGTGCGGAGGCGATCGCCCTCGGGCTCGACCTGATCCGGCTCGGTCGCGCCGACGTGGTGATCGCGGGTGGTACGGAAGCCTGCATCAGCGCGCTGCCGCTGGTCGGGTTCGCCAACGCGCGCGCCCACTCGATGCGCAACGACGCACCGCAGGAGGCGTCGCGCCCGTTCGACGTCGACCGGGACGGCTTCGTCTTCGCCGAGGGTGCCGCCGTGATCGTCCTCGAACGCGCCGACTTCGCCAGGGCTCGGTCCGCGCGCGTGCACGCCGCCCTCGCCGGGTCCGGCCTCACCTCCGACGCCGGCCACATCACCGCCGGCAGCCAGGAGGGCCAGGCCCGCGCGATCCGGATGGCGGTGAAGGCCGCCGGCGTGGCCCCGGAGGAGATCGGGCTCGTCCACGCGCACGCGACGTCCACGCCGATCGGTGACATCACCGAGGCCGGCTCGGTCACCGAGGCGATCGGTCCCCACCCGGCCGTGACCGCCACGAAGTCGATGACCGGCCACACGTTCGGGGCCGCGGGCGCGATCGGTGCGATGGCGTCGATCCTGGCCCTGCGCGACCAGGTCGTTCCCCCGACGATCAACCTCCACCAGCTCGACCCGGCGGTGAAGCTCGACGTGGTGTCCGGCGAGGCGCGGAAGATGCAGCTGAACGCCGCACTGGCCAACTCGTTCGGCTTCGGCGGCCACAACGCGGCCCTGGTGTTCACGACCGCGCAGTGA
- a CDS encoding lipase: MITTTLRRAAVTACVGLASLGLLAPGPARAGTPAHQADPPHAPSLTLPRPTGPYGVGTDTLHLVDAGRTDPWVPESGPRELMVSMYYPTRRGSGTTPARYVTPRESELILRSQGITDVPADILSSVHTYARSGAAPRAGRHTYPLVVLSPGFSFPRTSLTALAEDLASSGYVVATVEHTYESVATTFPDGHVTTCVACEREDLDPRQVVLGRAADVSFALDELVGPHPAWPLSGLIDPSRIGMAGHSIGGASGGTTAARDPRVRAVVNLDGTQFDPLPESGLDVPFLFVGTEDGHSPGGADTTWDRDWRRLTGWKRWITVGGAVHFSFTDYATLADQLGLDLGQTVAGDRAVRITNEYVGAFFDQHLRGRHRPLLDGPSRRYPEVRFRP, encoded by the coding sequence ATGATCACCACGACTCTTCGGCGCGCCGCCGTCACCGCCTGCGTCGGCCTGGCGAGCCTGGGCCTCCTCGCCCCCGGCCCCGCCCGGGCAGGGACTCCGGCCCACCAGGCGGACCCACCGCACGCTCCGTCCCTCACCCTCCCCCGCCCGACCGGTCCGTACGGCGTGGGAACCGACACCCTGCACCTCGTCGACGCCGGCCGAACGGATCCGTGGGTGCCCGAGTCGGGTCCGCGGGAACTCATGGTCTCGATGTACTACCCAACGCGACGGGGCTCGGGGACTACTCCCGCGCGGTACGTCACACCCCGGGAGTCCGAGCTGATCCTGCGAAGCCAGGGCATCACCGACGTACCCGCGGACATCCTGAGCAGCGTCCACACGTACGCCCGTTCCGGCGCGGCGCCCCGGGCCGGCCGGCACACCTACCCGCTGGTCGTCCTCTCCCCCGGCTTCAGCTTTCCGCGGACCTCGCTGACGGCCCTGGCGGAGGATCTCGCGAGCAGCGGCTACGTCGTCGCCACGGTGGAGCACACGTACGAGTCGGTGGCCACGACCTTCCCGGACGGTCACGTCACCACCTGCGTGGCATGTGAGAGGGAGGACCTGGATCCGCGGCAGGTCGTCCTGGGACGGGCCGCCGACGTCTCGTTCGCCCTGGACGAACTCGTCGGCCCGCACCCGGCCTGGCCGCTCTCCGGGCTGATCGACCCCTCGCGGATCGGGATGGCCGGCCACTCCATCGGCGGCGCGTCCGGCGGGACCACCGCGGCCCGCGACCCACGCGTGCGGGCAGTGGTGAACCTGGACGGCACGCAGTTCGATCCGCTGCCCGAGAGCGGCTTGGACGTGCCGTTCTTGTTCGTGGGAACCGAGGACGGTCACTCGCCGGGAGGTGCGGACACCACCTGGGACCGGGACTGGCGGCGGCTGACCGGATGGAAGCGGTGGATCACCGTCGGCGGCGCAGTGCACTTCTCGTTCACCGACTACGCGACGCTGGCCGACCAGCTCGGCCTCGACCTCGGGCAGACGGTCGCCGGAGACCGCGCGGTACGGATCACGAACGAGTACGTCGGTGCGTTCTTCGACCAGCACCTGCGCGGGCGGCATCGACCGCTGCTCGACGGCCCGTCGCGGAGATACCCCGAGGTGCGCTTCCGGCCGTGA
- a CDS encoding alpha/beta hydrolase family protein, translating to MTSFVLVHGAWCGGWIWKHVASALRSQGHDVRTPTLTGLGERAHLASPEVGLGTHVEDIVRVLEYDDLTDVVLVGHSYGGMVVTGVCDRVPERLAQLVYLDAFVPHDGQSLHDLVPPGGGRHNRELARREGDGWRIPLEEEWRTASTEENLRWMNPRWTDHPLRCFEEPVRLTRPVGAGLPCSFIQCTANQETGEIFDPIAAGLGGNWRVYDLPTVHTAMEAAPDRVAELLVEIARTVCGTPF from the coding sequence GTGACGTCGTTCGTACTCGTCCACGGCGCGTGGTGTGGCGGCTGGATCTGGAAGCACGTCGCGTCGGCGCTGCGGTCGCAGGGACACGACGTGCGTACGCCCACGCTCACCGGGCTCGGTGAGCGGGCACACCTGGCGTCGCCGGAGGTCGGGCTCGGCACGCATGTCGAGGACATCGTCCGGGTGCTGGAGTACGACGACCTCACCGACGTCGTGCTCGTCGGGCACAGCTACGGCGGCATGGTCGTCACCGGTGTGTGCGACCGGGTGCCCGAACGCCTTGCCCAACTCGTCTATCTTGACGCCTTCGTCCCGCACGACGGGCAGTCGCTGCACGACCTGGTGCCGCCGGGTGGCGGCCGGCACAACCGCGAGCTTGCCCGGCGCGAGGGTGACGGCTGGCGCATCCCGCTGGAGGAGGAGTGGCGTACGGCGTCCACGGAGGAGAACCTCCGGTGGATGAACCCGCGGTGGACCGACCATCCGCTGCGTTGCTTCGAGGAGCCGGTACGCCTCACCCGGCCGGTCGGTGCGGGCTTGCCGTGCAGCTTCATCCAGTGCACGGCCAACCAGGAGACCGGAGAGATCTTCGACCCGATCGCCGCCGGGCTCGGCGGCAACTGGCGCGTGTACGACCTGCCCACCGTGCACACGGCGATGGAGGCCGCCCCGGATCGGGTTGCCGAACTCCTCGTGGAAATCGCCCGCACGGTATGCGGAACGCCGTTCTGA
- a CDS encoding sugar phosphate isomerase/epimerase, with product MKAVSSWSLHRTLGSYMSGDQADGGGDDLAKPDAGMALLDLPAELRRRGYDTVQLCHFHLPSRESGYLGELRSALESANVTLDAVLVDDGDLTHPADADAHQGWIDGWLDVATTLGARRARVIAGKQSPNPSRLEDSGRRLGKLAGDHPEIRVVTENWFALTAGAEEVHAILDAADGQVGLLVDLGNWTGADKYDQLAAVARRSETCHAKCRFAADGPDRDDFVHSLQALRQADYTGPLALVYDGADDNEWDCLEEEHAIATSVFG from the coding sequence GTGAAAGCTGTTTCCAGTTGGTCCCTGCACCGCACCCTCGGCTCGTACATGTCCGGCGACCAGGCCGACGGCGGAGGTGACGACCTCGCGAAGCCCGACGCCGGAATGGCCCTGCTCGACCTGCCGGCGGAGCTGCGGCGACGTGGCTACGACACCGTTCAGCTGTGCCACTTCCACCTTCCCAGCCGCGAGTCCGGCTACCTGGGTGAACTCCGGTCGGCTCTGGAGTCGGCGAACGTCACGTTGGATGCCGTACTCGTCGACGACGGCGACCTCACCCACCCGGCCGACGCGGACGCCCACCAGGGCTGGATCGACGGCTGGCTCGACGTGGCCACCACGCTCGGCGCACGCCGGGCGCGGGTGATCGCCGGCAAGCAGTCGCCGAACCCGTCGCGGTTGGAGGACAGTGGCCGCCGCCTGGGAAAGCTGGCGGGCGACCACCCGGAGATCCGCGTCGTCACCGAGAACTGGTTCGCGCTCACCGCCGGAGCCGAGGAGGTCCACGCGATCCTGGACGCCGCCGACGGCCAGGTGGGTCTGCTCGTGGACCTCGGGAACTGGACCGGTGCGGACAAGTACGACCAGCTCGCAGCGGTCGCGCGGCGGAGCGAGACCTGCCACGCCAAGTGCCGCTTCGCCGCCGACGGTCCCGACCGTGACGACTTCGTCCACTCGCTGCAGGCGCTGCGCCAGGCCGACTACACCGGGCCGCTCGCCCTCGTCTACGACGGCGCCGACGACAACGAGTGGGACTGCCTGGAGGAAGAGCACGCCATCGCCACCAGCGTCTTCGGCTGA
- a CDS encoding methyltransferase domain-containing protein, producing the protein MTDVEAPHLNVTRTAYDTVAVDYAELLRDELAGKPLERAMLAAFAELVRADGGGPVGDLGCGPGRVTAHLATLDLDAFGIDLSPGMVAQARRDHPGLRFAVGTITALDLPDGELAGALGWYSVIHTPPASQGEVFAEFARVLRPGGRLLLGFQMGEDEGIRREQAYGHEVTYDIYRLSPDRVIRDLEDNGFQLRARVIREPEGWEPTQQCYLLATRV; encoded by the coding sequence GTGACCGACGTCGAAGCCCCCCACCTGAACGTCACCCGGACCGCCTACGACACCGTGGCCGTCGACTACGCCGAGCTGCTACGGGACGAGCTGGCCGGCAAGCCGCTGGAGCGGGCGATGCTCGCGGCCTTCGCCGAACTCGTCCGGGCCGACGGCGGCGGACCGGTGGGCGACCTCGGCTGCGGACCCGGCCGGGTCACCGCGCACCTGGCCACGCTCGACCTCGACGCGTTCGGCATCGACCTGTCGCCGGGGATGGTGGCGCAGGCGCGCCGGGACCACCCCGGGCTGCGGTTCGCTGTGGGCACGATCACCGCGCTGGACCTCCCCGACGGCGAACTGGCCGGGGCCCTCGGGTGGTACTCCGTCATCCATACCCCGCCCGCCTCACAGGGGGAGGTGTTCGCCGAGTTCGCCCGGGTGCTGCGGCCCGGCGGGCGGCTGCTGCTCGGCTTCCAGATGGGTGAGGACGAGGGGATCCGGCGGGAGCAGGCCTACGGCCACGAGGTGACGTACGACATCTACCGGCTGAGCCCGGACCGGGTGATCAGGGATCTCGAGGACAACGGCTTCCAGTTGCGCGCCAGGGTGATCCGGGAGCCGGAGGGCTGGGAGCCGACCCAGCAGTGCTACCTGCTGGCGACCCGGGTCTGA
- a CDS encoding phytanoyl-CoA dioxygenase family protein: MLNPEVAPGAFTELDRFVFESWGYLVIPDVLTADEAEECYDASARLHAARDKEFGQVGRGYETEPSLEHLIDHPAVLPKVRGLFGDRFVLQSSWNTMQPAHGGIGGWHQDGSGAYDFGKLGYPVPLIQLRVSFLLTDQTRPGTGNMELIPGSHRSTVPLPAEIRAARGDTPIGHVICAPIGSVLIFHNGVWHRTYRHDGDRDRYTAHYVYSPPWVRPADRLTNSAEFLERTTPMRRALMGEFERPDAPYGAGYDPLPFD, from the coding sequence ATGCTGAATCCCGAGGTGGCGCCGGGAGCGTTCACCGAGCTGGACCGGTTCGTGTTCGAGTCGTGGGGTTACCTGGTGATCCCCGACGTACTGACCGCGGACGAAGCCGAGGAGTGCTACGACGCGTCGGCACGGCTGCATGCCGCGCGGGACAAGGAGTTCGGTCAGGTCGGCCGAGGCTATGAGACCGAGCCAAGTCTGGAACACCTGATCGACCACCCGGCCGTACTCCCCAAGGTACGTGGGCTGTTCGGTGACCGGTTCGTCCTGCAGTCGAGCTGGAACACCATGCAACCCGCGCACGGCGGGATCGGCGGCTGGCACCAGGACGGCTCGGGTGCGTACGACTTCGGCAAGCTCGGGTACCCGGTCCCGCTGATCCAGCTGCGGGTGTCGTTCCTGCTGACCGACCAGACCCGGCCGGGCACGGGCAACATGGAACTGATCCCGGGCAGCCACCGCAGCACGGTGCCCTTGCCCGCCGAGATCCGGGCGGCTCGTGGGGACACGCCGATCGGGCACGTCATCTGTGCGCCGATCGGGTCGGTGCTGATCTTCCACAACGGCGTCTGGCACCGGACCTACCGCCACGACGGGGATCGTGACCGCTACACCGCGCACTACGTCTACAGCCCGCCGTGGGTACGCCCGGCCGACCGGCTCACGAACTCCGCCGAATTCCTGGAGCGCACGACGCCCATGCGCCGGGCGCTGATGGGTGAGTTCGAACGGCCCGACGCACCGTACGGCGCGGGGTACGACCCACTCCCCTTCGACTGA
- a CDS encoding VOC family protein, with product MSTPATDRPAGSPIENRVGMVFIPVRDMRRSIEWYSALLGLPVGEASHEDTIYDLPTTGEVGLALDANKPDFDIAGPPRFFWWSTDLEACLAHLQANDVKVESDIEDIGSVSFLQFRDPDGNLLMVCKRN from the coding sequence ATGAGCACGCCCGCGACCGACCGGCCTGCAGGTTCCCCGATCGAGAACCGCGTAGGCATGGTGTTCATCCCGGTGCGGGACATGCGGCGGTCGATCGAGTGGTACTCCGCGCTGCTGGGCCTGCCCGTAGGGGAGGCCTCGCACGAGGACACCATCTACGACCTGCCGACCACCGGCGAGGTGGGGCTCGCACTGGACGCCAACAAGCCGGACTTCGACATCGCCGGCCCGCCGCGATTCTTCTGGTGGTCGACCGACCTGGAGGCGTGCCTCGCGCACCTGCAGGCCAACGACGTCAAGGTCGAAAGCGACATCGAGGACATCGGCAGTGTGTCGTTCCTGCAGTTCCGTGACCCCGACGGCAACCTCCTGATGGTCTGCAAGCGCAACTAG
- a CDS encoding TetR family transcriptional regulator has translation MPRKRTVPDEALLAAALSIVRASGPDALSFGSLAARVDLAASTLVQRFGSRADLLRAALLLAWDRLDEQTARACAEAPSGAAGVVDLLVRLSGQYDAVDTAGSDGADGADGDRDADEYADQLMLLREDLRDPVLRARGQAWLDTLAAAVEERLADVGGGIPGGVRGLGELVVSQWQGSLTVWGFRRRPDVVTAVRRSLENLLARISPEP, from the coding sequence GTGCCCCGCAAGCGAACAGTCCCCGACGAAGCGCTCCTGGCCGCCGCGCTGTCGATCGTGCGCGCCTCCGGACCGGACGCGCTGTCCTTCGGCTCACTGGCAGCCCGCGTCGACCTCGCGGCGTCGACCCTGGTGCAGCGGTTCGGGTCGAGGGCCGATCTCCTGCGGGCGGCCTTGCTGCTCGCCTGGGACCGGCTCGACGAGCAGACCGCACGGGCCTGTGCCGAGGCGCCGTCGGGAGCGGCCGGAGTCGTCGACCTGCTCGTACGACTGAGTGGGCAGTACGACGCCGTGGACACCGCGGGCTCCGACGGCGCTGACGGCGCTGACGGCGATAGGGACGCGGACGAGTACGCCGACCAGTTGATGCTGCTCCGTGAGGATCTGCGCGATCCGGTGCTGCGCGCCCGTGGGCAAGCCTGGCTTGACACCCTCGCCGCAGCCGTCGAGGAACGGCTGGCGGACGTGGGCGGGGGCATCCCTGGTGGCGTACGCGGCCTCGGTGAACTCGTGGTCTCCCAGTGGCAGGGATCCCTTACAGTGTGGGGATTCCGGCGCCGGCCGGACGTGGTGACCGCCGTACGCCGGTCTCTGGAGAATCTCCTCGCCAGAATCTCGCCGGAGCCGTGA
- a CDS encoding glycoside hydrolase family 3 N-terminal domain-containing protein → MRNACRPHPPRVPPDGWRSFSVLFPALDPSGDPATLSYPIVTGLLRDQLGFDGLVITDALTMAGVRQKYGDARVPVLALKAGVDLLLMPPLMDVAYNAVLGAVRDGEIGEQRLDESLCRILRWKFGSGIVCDPFVDENEVNEVVGTPAHLARADEIADQAITLVKNEADLLPLSDDVSTVLVTGSGATALQNSSPPAPR, encoded by the coding sequence ATGAGGAACGCATGCAGACCACACCCTCCTCGGGTTCCGCCGGACGGCTGGCGTTCGTTCTCGGTACTGTTCCCCGCGCTCGACCCGTCCGGTGACCCCGCGACGCTGTCGTACCCGATCGTCACCGGGCTGCTGCGTGACCAGCTCGGCTTCGACGGGCTGGTCATCACCGACGCGCTCACCATGGCGGGCGTACGCCAGAAGTACGGCGACGCGCGGGTTCCGGTGCTCGCCCTCAAGGCCGGTGTCGACCTGCTGCTGATGCCGCCGCTGATGGACGTCGCGTACAACGCGGTGCTGGGGGCGGTGCGCGACGGCGAGATCGGCGAACAGCGGCTGGACGAGTCGCTGTGCCGGATCCTGCGCTGGAAGTTCGGTTCCGGAATCGTGTGCGACCCGTTCGTCGACGAGAACGAGGTGAACGAGGTCGTGGGAACCCCCGCCCACCTCGCACGCGCCGACGAGATCGCCGACCAGGCGATCACCCTTGTCAAGAACGAAGCCGACCTGCTCCCGCTGTCGGACGACGTGAGCACCGTCCTGGTCACCGGCAGCGGTGCGACGGCCCTGCAGAACTCGTCGCCACCGGCACCCCGGTGA
- a CDS encoding glycoside hydrolase family 3 C-terminal domain-containing protein — MIAIAISAPYDVAHFTEVTTYLAGYAGNAVTSKACARVLFGEVNPRGKLPVSIPTAADPDVTLYSYGWGLSYDPVIMSTLR, encoded by the coding sequence GTGATCGCGATCGCCATCTCCGCGCCGTACGACGTCGCCCATTTCACCGAGGTGACGACCTACCTCGCCGGTTACGCAGGGAACGCGGTGACGTCGAAGGCCTGTGCGCGGGTGCTGTTCGGTGAGGTGAACCCGCGCGGGAAGCTGCCGGTCTCCATCCCGACCGCGGCCGATCCCGACGTGACGTTGTATTCGTACGGATGGGGCCTGTCGTACGACCCGGTGATCATGTCAACGCTTCGTTGA
- a CDS encoding SDR family oxidoreductase: MNAPNGSRALDGRVALVAGGTRGAGRGIAVELGAAGAHVYVTGRSTRERRSEYNRPETIEETAELVTAAGGTATAVAVDHQQPDQVADLVRRIEQESGRLDILVNDIWGGEQLFDWDAKLWDHDLDNGLRLLRLAVETHLITSHHALPLLTRKPGGLVVEMTDGTYDYNSRTYRVSAFYDLAKWSVLRLAWSQGKELAERGCTAVALTPGWLRSEMMLEHYGVTEDTWREVLDRPVQPPLPDPGHFGISETPRFVGRAVAALAADPDVARWNQASLSSGQLAKEYGFTDLDGSSPDAWRYIVEVQDPGKPPAAHLYR, encoded by the coding sequence ATGAACGCACCGAACGGCAGCCGCGCACTGGACGGCAGGGTCGCGCTGGTCGCCGGCGGCACCCGCGGCGCCGGCCGCGGCATCGCGGTGGAGCTCGGCGCGGCCGGCGCGCACGTCTACGTCACCGGACGCAGCACCCGCGAACGCAGGTCGGAGTACAACCGGCCGGAGACGATCGAGGAGACCGCCGAGCTCGTCACCGCCGCCGGCGGGACCGCCACCGCCGTGGCCGTGGACCACCAGCAGCCGGACCAGGTGGCCGACCTCGTACGCCGGATCGAGCAGGAGTCGGGCCGGCTGGACATCCTGGTCAACGACATCTGGGGCGGGGAGCAGTTGTTCGACTGGGACGCGAAGCTGTGGGACCACGACCTGGACAACGGCCTGCGGCTGCTTCGCCTGGCCGTGGAGACACACCTGATCACCAGCCACCACGCCCTTCCGCTGCTCACCCGTAAGCCGGGCGGGCTCGTGGTGGAGATGACCGACGGGACGTACGACTACAACTCCCGGACCTACCGCGTGTCGGCCTTCTACGACCTGGCGAAGTGGTCGGTGCTGCGCCTGGCCTGGAGCCAGGGCAAGGAACTCGCCGAGCGCGGCTGCACGGCGGTGGCGCTCACGCCGGGCTGGCTGCGCTCGGAGATGATGCTCGAGCACTACGGCGTCACCGAGGACACCTGGCGAGAGGTCCTCGACCGGCCGGTCCAGCCGCCGCTCCCCGACCCGGGACACTTCGGCATCTCCGAGACCCCGCGCTTCGTAGGCAGGGCGGTCGCCGCGCTGGCAGCCGACCCGGACGTCGCCCGGTGGAACCAGGCGTCGCTGTCGTCCGGGCAGCTGGCGAAGGAGTACGGCTTCACCGACCTGGACGGCAGCAGCCCGGACGCGTGGCGCTACATCGTCGAGGTCCAGGACCCGGGGAAGCCGCCGGCAGCGCACCTGTACCGCTGA